In the Maribacter sp. MJ134 genome, one interval contains:
- a CDS encoding ATP-binding protein → MKTKDLLSQLAQLESSLNDFSFEELTTEEAALLKTSFNTFRNRLEKRILNPNEVVTSEKTKKNSEDVIKKDANDSKLIAHISHEIRTPLNGIIGFANLLRDEKLNPSQLKKVDAIQNASYNLRDIINEVLEYSKITSGVDGLDIIDFNFRGLVNDVIFLCQTLILDKRVDLRVSIDSKIPKTIIGDPSKLSQVLLNLLGNAIKFVDKGHIELAVGIQRKAQDDYVLEFKVTDTGIGIPQEKLKTIFESFKQAQKDTFNTYGGTGLGLSIVKELIEKQNGEISVVSVEGEGTTFTFTIPYKKGKAINIPAKKVNTINIEKGRALLRGAKILVFEDNLMNQHLITEQLHKWGCKVYITADAEKGLTILETDAIDLILMDLKMPNRDGFEISEEIRSKTHLEHVPIIALSADFTVHDQERCVSAGINDFLLKPYTLDELLIKVLKNRKEKSFTPESKDLLKKETISKDTANSFDLQHILGECFGEIDMLRELVRLFKQNVYEFIGATKIGLGTSDFKEISLCAHKLKASLSMFKALQLRDIIVAMEKSSMAKNGEETSRLFLDFLNSYPSFENQIDTALNKLK, encoded by the coding sequence TTGAAAACAAAAGACTTACTGAGTCAATTGGCCCAATTGGAATCATCCCTAAATGATTTTTCCTTTGAGGAGTTGACTACCGAGGAAGCAGCTTTGTTGAAAACGTCTTTCAATACATTTAGAAATCGTTTAGAGAAACGTATTCTAAATCCCAATGAAGTCGTAACTTCTGAAAAGACGAAAAAGAATTCCGAGGATGTTATTAAGAAGGATGCAAACGACAGCAAACTCATTGCCCATATTAGTCACGAGATACGAACGCCGTTAAACGGAATCATTGGTTTTGCCAATTTGCTTCGAGACGAGAAACTTAATCCTAGTCAACTTAAAAAAGTGGACGCTATCCAAAATGCTTCTTATAATCTGCGCGATATTATTAACGAGGTATTGGAATACTCCAAAATTACTTCGGGAGTAGATGGCTTGGATATTATAGACTTTAATTTTCGTGGTCTAGTGAACGATGTCATCTTTCTATGTCAGACCTTAATCCTCGATAAAAGAGTGGATTTAAGGGTTTCTATAGACTCAAAGATACCTAAAACCATAATCGGGGATCCCTCAAAATTGTCCCAAGTGCTGCTGAACCTTTTAGGAAACGCTATAAAATTCGTGGATAAAGGTCATATCGAATTAGCCGTGGGTATACAACGTAAAGCACAGGACGACTACGTATTGGAATTTAAAGTCACGGACACAGGAATTGGCATTCCGCAGGAAAAACTGAAAACGATTTTTGAAAGCTTCAAACAAGCCCAGAAAGATACTTTCAATACCTATGGAGGAACGGGGCTTGGACTAAGTATCGTAAAAGAATTGATAGAAAAGCAAAATGGGGAAATCTCCGTTGTTAGTGTTGAAGGTGAAGGAACAACCTTCACGTTTACCATTCCTTACAAAAAGGGAAAAGCAATCAATATTCCTGCAAAGAAAGTTAATACCATAAATATTGAAAAAGGCAGAGCACTGCTCAGAGGAGCTAAAATTTTAGTTTTTGAAGATAATCTGATGAACCAGCACCTTATTACAGAACAACTTCATAAATGGGGATGTAAGGTGTATATCACTGCAGATGCAGAAAAAGGATTGACCATATTAGAAACCGATGCCATAGACCTTATCCTCATGGATTTGAAAATGCCGAATAGGGACGGTTTCGAGATTTCTGAAGAAATACGATCAAAAACGCATCTAGAACATGTTCCCATAATAGCGCTAAGCGCAGATTTTACGGTACATGACCAAGAGCGCTGCGTAAGCGCCGGGATTAACGATTTTTTACTAAAACCATATACCTTGGACGAACTTCTCATAAAAGTACTCAAAAACAGAAAGGAGAAATCCTTTACGCCAGAAAGCAAGGACTTGCTTAAAAAGGAAACCATCTCAAAAGACACAGCAAATTCATTTGACCTTCAACATATCCTTGGGGAGTGTTTCGGAGAAATAGATATGCTCCGGGAACTGGTAAGACTTTTTAAACAAAATGTCTACGAATTTATAGGAGCAACGAAAATAGGACTTGGAACGAGCGACTTTAAAGAAATTTCATTATGTGCACATAAACTCAAAGCAAGTTTATCCATGTTCAAAGCGCTGCAACTAAGAGATATTATTGTAGCTATGGAGAAAAGCTCTATGGCAAAGAACGGAGAAGAAACGTCTAGGCTGTTTCTAGACTTTTTAAACAGCTACCCGTCTTTTGAGAATCAAATAGATACCGCTTTAAACAAGCTTAAATAG